From the Macrobrachium nipponense isolate FS-2020 chromosome 9, ASM1510439v2, whole genome shotgun sequence genome, the window aacatacacacacgaacaatatatatatatatatatatatatatatatatatattatatacctacatacatcatatatatatatatatatatatatataatatatatatatatatttatatatgtatgtatgtatgtagtatgtgcatGTGATGGTGTTGCCACCAATCCACACACAACTTGTCTCTGACAGCTCAGAATCTCAAACAACAAATACCCCTTTATATAGGTTTAATATCATATTGGCAATAACTTTCACCGGAAAGGAAATACATACAGCAAGGATACATACAGACGCACTTAGACAAAATAAATGGagtggaaacagagagagagagagagagagagagagagagagagagagagagaggagaagcagtttcttatataaaatatcgtcagagagagaacatttttcttccattagatatcgagagagagagagagagagagagagagagaggagagagagagagagaggatggggctTGAGAAATATTTAATGAGGAAAAATTCACGTTGAGTTTTAAGCAGACATCgagttattttctatttctatgaAATAACGTTGTCGTGGCGCTTCTGGGTATGAGTTCATGACCTTGTACATCGGAAAAGGGTGAAACAGAATAgaagaccgaaaaaaaaaaaaaatgaaagctattTAGGACGGATGTGATAGAAGGCCATCGAACAAATAACTTCGAATAATAATGAAAGCAGCTTCaccattcccttttttatttgtcctcaaatattgatttcttttccCCTTCTCTTTTTACCAACTCTGGaaataatcaaatataaacaTAACTAACTCATGCTGACGTATGTCATAAActcataataataaattcctacAAGCTCACCTCGACAAATAAGATATATCAAGGCACTGCGAAATATTTATTTCTAAGTAACAATTCAAATCTCACGATCACCTTGACCTTAGGACGGAAAGCACAAGAgaaaaacattcataaaataaatgttatgttgcgaaagacttttaaaaaaatgaagagggTGGAGGATCGTGAGTGAGACAATGGTCTTAGATTTGGTGTCTTTCTCGTCTGaatgatgaaaaagaaagaaaagaaatgataataaatattgcAGTCCAATGAGTCCGAGGTTCTGGCTCACCTTTGTGTATATAAGGAGACTTCCCACAGCGGGAAGGTACATTGCTACGGGCTGACACCAAAATGGTAAGGACTTATTCCGGTCTcgcaaaaagaaaaaggactttgACAGGTTTGGTGATGCACatgcatacatgatatatatatatatatactatatatatatatatatatatatatatatatatatatatgtgtgtgtgtgtggggggggggagggtgtgatgtagtgtatatacgtatattatattatatatacatatagttagattggatatatgtatatatatatatatatatatatatatatatatatatatagatgaatacatgaatatataaacatacaatttatatacatagctagattgatagatagatacttGTATTCAGTATACGGTGACTATGATTCTCTAGAAATTTTATTAGGATAATTTGAATAGCTGTATCGATAACCTAAGACTGATGTTTGTTGTTACAGAATTTTTATCGTGGACACAAATGGACAATCAAAATTACATGGATGAGATTCAAAACGTTCCAGTTAGTTTGTTTTGTAAtgtcattacttttaaaaaaaatctgacggCCATTGTGTGAGAAAGAGACAACGACGAATTGATTATTGTTTACGGTCTTTTATTTCTTCATCATTGGTTTCTTTATAGCTCAGTCATTAATACCAATTAACTACTAAAAGACAAGCCAGAGATATTTGGAGATCCAcatttcttttctgatatttgCTAACCTGTGAAGTAGACAGAATGAGAGAATTCGTTGGATTTTAGTGTTGAACTTTTGTTGCAAGTCACTCAAAATGGATAATAAAGAAACCCTCAAAAGATTAAAGAGCGTTGGACCGAGTGGatcctttaatattttttattctttaattttatatctttttatttctctttctcaaaGCAGATTTGGGGACTCATACTTCCATACTTATCTGGCgcttttaaaacaagaaaagagaGTATTGACAAATCTTTTATTCATCAGTAAAAGTTCGCCGATTCTTTTGAGTGTCGATATATAGtgggaaaaaaaggaataagaggCATTTTATGAACGTTGTTACGTATCTCATTTAACCTTCTGTTACAGGCATCCTTCAAGATTGTACTTGGCCTTTCCCTTCTTGCTACCTGCGTCATGGCTGGTGGCAGATATAGAGGTGGAGGTGGCGGAGGGATCATTGGAGGAGGCATTGGAGGAGGCTTCGGACATGGTGGAGGCATTGGAGGAGGCTTCGGACATGGTGGAGGCATTGGAGGAGGCTTCGGACATGGTGGAGGTATTGGAGGAGGCTTCGGGCACGGTGGGGGTATTGGaggaggtattggaggaggataTGGATCTGGCGGAGGCCATGGAGGAGGCATTTCAATCATCCCAGCTATTGGAGGATTGATAGATTCTTCTGTGAGTTATGGAGGTGCCGGTTCAGGCTTTTGGAGGTTCAGGATTTGGAGGTTCAGGATTTGGAGGCCACGGAGGTTCATTCGGTGGGGGCCACGGAGGCTCTTTCGGTGGAGGTTCCTTCGGTGGAGGCCATGGTAGGCCATAtggtaaataaatacaatacaagCCAAAGGTATAATGATTGCTACAACGTCTTCTCTTCCTTGATGATAAGTGAAGAACACACTACACTTTCtttaatttatgaaaacaatGGACAAATTTTGACTATTTTGTTTCTAATATTGGTTAAAAgaagatatttcttttaaaaccaGGCACACTGTGGACTAAGAGATCCATGGTCAGAATGTAAAAATACTATTAATGTTAATTCACTAATTAAAACgtaaatataacagtaaataaattCTTGTGTTTCATCTCCAACCCCCTTTTATATGGTAAATGGCTCACTTTATAactttacatatatctatatctactctctctctctctctctctctctctctctctctctgtatatatatatatatatatatatatatatatatagtatatatatatatttatatatatacatatatatatatacgtatatatataatatatatatatatatatatatatatatatatatatgtatatatagaaacaatgcaaaatatttcgtttgatatccaattcactacaGGGAGTAACTCACTCGCAAAGGAAGTTTAagtgataagtgcttcgtcaACAATACGATTCGAGCTGTCACCTGGTTTACAAGGGAAGAGAGAACAATGACTTTGATcactgagccatcaagagaggtataataTTATGCAGGGAAGAGATGTTGTGACCGTGGCGTTTAGTTGCGTATACGATCAATTTTTCCTGCCTTCATTTCACGGTTAATTCAC encodes:
- the LOC135217942 gene encoding holotricin-3-like — encoded protein: MASFKIVLGLSLLATCVMAGGRYRGGGGGGIIGGGIGGGFGHGGGIGGGFGHGGGIGGGFGHGGGIGGGFGHGGGIGGGIGGGYGSGGGHGGGISIIPAIGGLIDSSVSYGGAGSGFWRFRIWRFRIWRPRRFIRWGPRRLFRWRFLRWRPW